Proteins found in one Thermaerobacter subterraneus DSM 13965 genomic segment:
- the galU gene encoding UTP--glucose-1-phosphate uridylyltransferase GalU, whose amino-acid sequence MPRTVRKAVIPAAGLGTRFLPATKAQPKEMLPVVDKPIIQYVVEEAVAAGIDDILIVTGRGKRAIEDHFDRSIELEWHLERGNKDEMLEWVRYIADLADVHFVRQKEPLGLGHAVLQARRHVGDEPFAVLLGDEIFIGDEPALAELMARYRETGASVVAVREVPREQVRRYGVVAGEPVGEGLYRVRDMVEKPDPAEAPSNLAIVGRYIIEPEIFDLLERVGRGKNDEIQLTDALRMLARDQAVYAYQTRSRRYDVGEKLGFLQATVEFALMRPELAPDFRHYLFNLVDELRTGRWPGAEQAAATRQAQPAPLKRQR is encoded by the coding sequence TTGCCACGCACCGTCCGCAAGGCCGTGATCCCGGCGGCCGGCCTGGGCACGCGCTTCCTGCCGGCCACCAAAGCCCAGCCCAAGGAAATGCTGCCCGTGGTCGACAAGCCCATCATCCAGTATGTGGTGGAGGAGGCCGTGGCGGCCGGTATCGACGACATCCTGATCGTCACGGGTCGCGGCAAGCGTGCCATCGAAGACCACTTCGACCGCTCCATCGAGCTGGAGTGGCACCTGGAGCGGGGCAACAAGGACGAGATGCTGGAGTGGGTGCGCTACATCGCCGACCTGGCCGACGTCCACTTCGTCCGGCAGAAGGAGCCGCTGGGACTGGGCCACGCGGTGCTGCAGGCCCGCCGCCACGTGGGCGACGAGCCCTTCGCCGTGCTCCTGGGCGATGAGATCTTCATCGGGGACGAACCGGCCCTGGCGGAGCTGATGGCCCGCTACCGCGAGACGGGCGCCAGCGTGGTGGCCGTGCGGGAGGTGCCGCGGGAGCAGGTGCGGCGCTATGGCGTGGTGGCGGGGGAGCCGGTGGGGGAGGGCCTCTACCGCGTCCGGGACATGGTGGAAAAGCCCGACCCGGCGGAGGCCCCCTCCAATCTGGCCATCGTCGGCCGGTACATCATCGAGCCCGAGATCTTCGACCTGCTGGAGCGGGTGGGCCGCGGCAAGAACGACGAGATCCAGCTGACCGACGCCCTGCGGATGCTGGCCCGGGACCAGGCGGTCTACGCCTACCAGACCCGGTCCCGGCGCTATGACGTGGGGGAGAAGCTGGGCTTCCTGCAGGCCACGGTGGAGTTTGCCCTGATGCGGCCGGAGCTGGCCCCCGACTTCCGCCACTACCTGTTCAACCTGGTGGACGAGCTCAGGACCGGCCGCTGGCCGGGGGCCGAACAGGCCGCGGCCACGCGCCAGGCCCAGCCGGCGCCGCTCAAGCGGCAGCGGTAA
- a CDS encoding mannose-1-phosphate guanylyltransferase, protein MPALPRIAVILAGGEGRRLWPASTPQRPKQFLRLFGGRTLLEATWERARAVPGIRDVWVVTGAPYAGLTRQVLPGLAAEHLVIEPSGKNTAPALALVAGHVASRYGDAAVLVLPADHYVPDVRAFVEAADRALDAAATTEGLVTFGIEPTRPETQYGYIELDQRAVRPGVPIVTRAAGVAGPAAVPVRRFVEKPGPEQAAAFLASGRYLWNSGMFAWRNTVFCAELQRVAPDLGRLAARVAAGEPRSAWEADWQALPSISVDYAVLERARRILCIRAGFAWDDLGSWLAVDRHGIRDEHGNVVLGTAPAVVQGSSGVTVLTEELPAVVMGVRDLVLAATRDGVLVAGKDSIEGLRQALGILERKLQELARGGAGIQAPAPAAAGREPR, encoded by the coding sequence ATGCCCGCTTTGCCACGCATCGCCGTCATCCTCGCGGGCGGTGAAGGGCGCCGGCTCTGGCCGGCCAGCACGCCCCAGCGCCCCAAGCAGTTCCTGCGGCTCTTCGGCGGACGAACGCTGCTCGAAGCCACCTGGGAGCGGGCCCGGGCGGTGCCCGGGATCCGGGACGTGTGGGTGGTCACGGGGGCGCCTTACGCCGGCCTGACCCGTCAGGTCCTGCCGGGGCTCGCCGCCGAGCACCTGGTGATCGAGCCGTCGGGGAAGAACACGGCGCCCGCGCTCGCCCTGGTGGCGGGGCATGTCGCGAGCCGTTACGGCGACGCCGCGGTGTTGGTTCTTCCCGCGGACCATTACGTTCCCGACGTCCGTGCCTTCGTCGAGGCGGCGGACCGCGCCCTGGACGCCGCGGCGACGACGGAGGGGCTTGTCACCTTCGGCATCGAGCCCACCCGGCCCGAAACCCAGTACGGCTACATTGAACTCGACCAACGGGCGGTGCGACCCGGCGTTCCCATCGTCACCAGGGCCGCGGGAGTCGCCGGACCGGCTGCCGTGCCCGTTCGCCGGTTCGTCGAGAAACCGGGACCGGAACAGGCGGCTGCCTTCCTGGCCTCGGGCCGCTACCTCTGGAACAGCGGGATGTTCGCGTGGCGCAACACGGTCTTCTGCGCGGAACTCCAGCGGGTGGCGCCGGATCTCGGGCGCCTGGCGGCGAGGGTGGCCGCCGGCGAGCCGCGGTCGGCGTGGGAGGCCGACTGGCAGGCGCTCCCGTCCATCTCCGTCGACTACGCCGTCCTGGAGCGGGCGCGCCGCATCCTCTGCATCCGCGCGGGCTTCGCATGGGACGACCTGGGATCCTGGCTGGCCGTCGACCGCCACGGCATTCGGGACGAACACGGCAACGTGGTGCTGGGCACGGCGCCCGCGGTGGTGCAAGGTTCCTCCGGGGTCACGGTCCTGACCGAGGAACTGCCCGCGGTGGTGATGGGGGTTCGGGATCTGGTCCTGGCGGCCACCCGCGACGGGGTCCTGGTGGCGGGAAAGGACAGCATCGAGGGGCTCCGCCAGGCCCTGGGCATCCTGGAACGGAAGCTGCAGGAACTGGCCCGGGGCGGTGCGGGGATCCAGGCGCCGGCACCGGCGGCCGCCGGCCGGGAGCCGCGGTAG
- a CDS encoding HEPN domain-containing protein, whose product MNRARDWLAQARLNLRHAKHSCDVGDYAWACFAAHQAAEAALKALHLAKGQVAWGHSVRLLLDMLPDEVKPGDSFIERVAVLDRLYIPTRYPDAHPAGPAGQHYALKDAEEAIQLAGEVVDYCAGQGLED is encoded by the coding sequence ATGAACAGAGCCCGCGATTGGCTGGCCCAGGCGCGGCTGAACTTGCGACATGCCAAGCATAGCTGCGACGTGGGAGACTATGCCTGGGCTTGCTTTGCGGCCCATCAAGCTGCCGAAGCAGCTCTCAAAGCACTGCACCTGGCCAAAGGCCAGGTAGCGTGGGGACATTCCGTTCGTCTCCTGCTCGACATGTTGCCGGATGAGGTCAAACCCGGCGACTCCTTCATCGAGCGCGTCGCAGTTCTTGACCGGCTGTATATCCCGACCCGCTACCCGGATGCCCACCCAGCGGGACCAGCCGGACAGCACTATGCTCTCAAGGATGCCGAGGAGGCGATCCAGCTCGCCGGCGAGGTGGTGGATTACTGTGCAGGTCAGGGTCTGGAAGATTGA
- a CDS encoding nucleotidyltransferase domain-containing protein, protein MPRRRSSSPARWWITVQVRVWKIDRGAVLEQVKRWADDLLRRVADVEAVVLFGSMARGDATAHSDVDLLIVLRQSDLPFHERHRSIPYPPVPVPVELFPYTVAEVETMLREGWGMAGPAARDGLVLAERDGAWKALIDGRGLSSTIPPRGTIGKS, encoded by the coding sequence ATGCCGAGGAGGCGATCCAGCTCGCCGGCGAGGTGGTGGATTACTGTGCAGGTCAGGGTCTGGAAGATTGACCGTGGTGCCGTCCTGGAACAGGTCAAGCGATGGGCGGACGACCTGCTCCGTCGCGTGGCGGATGTGGAGGCCGTCGTGCTCTTCGGCTCCATGGCGCGGGGCGATGCAACCGCCCACAGCGACGTCGACTTGCTCATCGTGTTGAGGCAATCGGACTTGCCCTTTCACGAGCGCCATCGGTCCATCCCGTACCCGCCCGTACCCGTACCTGTGGAACTCTTCCCTTACACGGTCGCTGAAGTCGAAACGATGCTACGGGAGGGCTGGGGCATGGCGGGACCGGCGGCCCGCGACGGTTTGGTTCTGGCCGAACGCGACGGGGCGTGGAAAGCGTTAATCGATGGACGGGGGCTCAGTTCCACGATCCCCCCTCGGGGCACAATCGGGAAGTCGTAA
- a CDS encoding PilN domain-containing protein — protein MKNAALEPRATGLRSHRAARRGLPTVPAMNLLRPALPARRARVAGFLVVILLLVALTDVCLVLGWLGISLQNSRIQGQIDGLRSDEARWQAEAARYAGTTQDRARLLRQLEVLNALPTGYSNVQAMAEQLAAALPEGAAVQTANLAEDGFVLITGTAQTFDGVERYVRALQAGGMFRYVRVATAGRPEALAGDSPDAAGGGGLITFQVEAWLEEAAGDDGGV, from the coding sequence GTGAAGAACGCCGCCCTTGAACCCCGGGCCACCGGGCTCCGGTCGCACCGGGCGGCGCGCCGGGGTCTACCCACCGTTCCGGCCATGAACCTCCTTCGCCCCGCTTTGCCGGCACGCCGGGCGCGGGTCGCAGGGTTCCTGGTGGTCATCCTTCTCTTGGTGGCTCTGACCGACGTTTGTTTGGTGCTGGGATGGCTGGGGATTTCCCTTCAAAATAGCCGGATTCAGGGCCAAATCGACGGCTTGCGGTCGGACGAGGCGCGCTGGCAGGCAGAAGCCGCACGGTACGCAGGGACCACGCAGGACCGGGCTCGCCTGCTTCGGCAGCTCGAAGTCCTCAACGCGCTACCCACGGGATATTCGAACGTCCAAGCAATGGCCGAGCAGCTGGCGGCAGCACTGCCCGAGGGAGCGGCGGTGCAGACTGCCAACCTCGCGGAAGACGGGTTCGTCTTGATCACGGGAACGGCCCAGACGTTTGACGGGGTGGAGCGGTACGTTCGAGCCCTTCAGGCCGGGGGAATGTTCCGTTACGTCCGCGTGGCGACGGCAGGGCGGCCCGAGGCTTTGGCGGGCGATTCCCCCGATGCGGCCGGGGGCGGAGGCCTTATAACCTTCCAGGTTGAAGCGTGGCTTGAGGAGGCGGCCGGCGATGACGGTGGGGTTTGA